From Coffea arabica cultivar ET-39 chromosome 9c, Coffea Arabica ET-39 HiFi, whole genome shotgun sequence, one genomic window encodes:
- the LOC113708858 gene encoding protein S40-5-like: MAKGRRLTTSRSERLLGSYGYNHQGQEGANDAPELGEDDVWSMVDGMVNRDAQLMNGGWSPSTGSESNGSLSGYRSHRHPSLADNQRHVGGLSLAFEDAGKTTSSHRIVHQLRGGQDGSVSSPHGLQMATSAPVNVPDWSKIYRVDSVESLHDSDEGVDDQEDSQWVPPHEYLAREYARSRKMAANSVFEGVGRTLKGRDLSRVRDAVWSQTGFDG; the protein is encoded by the coding sequence ATGGCAAAGGGCAGAAGATTGACGACCAGTCGGAGTGAAAGGTTGTTAGGGAGCTACGGTTACAATCATCAAGGTCAGGAAGGGGCCAACGACGCTCCTGAGCTAGGGGAAGATGATGTCTGGTCAATGGTTGATGGGATGGTCAACAGGGACGCTCAGCTAATGAACGGAGGGTGGAGTCCAAGCACCGGTTCTGAGAGTAATGGAAGCTTGAGTGGTTATAGAAGCCACCGGCATCCTTCGCTGGCGGACAATCAGCGTCATGTGGGGGGCTTGTCGTTGGCCTTTGAAGATGCTGGCAAGACGACGTCGTCGCACAGGATCGTCCACCAGCTTCGCGGGGGGCAGGATGGCAGCGTTTCGTCGCCACATGGACTACAGATGGCCACCTCGGCCCCAGTGAACGTACCTGATTGGTCAAAAATTTATCGAGTTGACTCAGTCGAGTCCTTGCATGACTCTGATGAAGGGGTAGACGATCAGGAGGACTCCCAGTGGGTTCCGCCACACGAGTACTTGGCGCGTGAGTACGCACGCAGCCGGAAAATGGCCGCAAATTCCGTTTTTGAGGGCGTTGGTCGGACTCTCAAGGGCCGAGACCTGAGCAGGGTCCGAGATGCGGTCTGGAGCCAGACAGGGTTCGACGGCTAA
- the LOC113708914 gene encoding uncharacterized protein isoform X1, which produces METSDRAHKFPCDFGKDFVNGHSLSSRSRGRRVTDGTGNLSGHRSTIRGPRRRFRWEASGLATPRVEWKSDGAVSGAAAPAGGEGIRQVRGGIVEGVSARKLAARMWRLAEGFNSGGGGMTRQGRFNRLRFGLQPLLSICKSAMKGGSDWELAGLKTPSANEVCQFHSNGRLVTSHQIATISVASALQVELVRSQNRVKELESERHLVKKKIKQFLKGHSEEKESSKRSKRQMVQKINDLKVELQKERKNYQKMDLVNSKLLTDLTHAKLAAKQFKQEYEKEKNARELLEDICHDLGNDIKDHKAKIRAIKVECAKILEEVEEERQMLQIAEVWREERVQMKLIDAELILEEKYCQMNNLIADLENLLRTNGTTPEMIKMREVEGMNLEMQSFSVQDREELRYMPPTVNDIHTITENLQDGGTMETGSHECQSYLSDTHSTKFHNASCEANEFTKDRSIDHDRSSANASFRKILTCSMDQYSSHTLGDGTNSVDGISGGRYVSSLTIHNIQNANQQSLNCTINNFTSMEKDKNKGPSVRKFWRSTPSVADVLRTISVDENRRPSNGSNSSNVAVSPENFSEEAVNHNELVGHCCLPGQRNPHVTRAMRGYIEWPRGIQRNGLKARPLEPSLESQKKQLRNVLKQRIE; this is translated from the exons ATGGAAACTTCAGACAGAGCCCATAAAtttccatgtgattttggtaaagACTTCGTTAATGGTCATTCTCTTAGTTCACGATCACGTGGGCGACGCGTGACTGATGGAACTGGGAACCTCTCCGGCCACCGGAGTACGATAAGGGGACCTAGAAGGAGGTTTAGGTGGGAGGCAAGTGGGTTGGCCACTCCACGTGTGGAGTGGAAATCAGATGGTGCTGTATCCGGTGCTGCGGCTCCCGCCGGAGGGGAAGGGATCCGGCAGGTGCGAGGTGGCATTGTGGAAGGGGTCTCAGCTAGGAAGTTGGCAGCTCGGATGTGGCGCTTGGCGGAGGGTTTTAACTCTGGTGGCGGTGGTATGACGCGGCAGGGGCGGTTTAATCGGTTACGTTTTGGG CTTCAACCACTCTTGTCCATTTGCAAATCTGCGATGAAGGGAGGTTCAGATTGGGAGCTGGCGGGTCTAAAAACGCCGAGTGCCAATGAAGTTTGCCAATTTCACAGCAATGGGAGGCTTGTAACTAGTCACCAAATTGCAACAATCTCCGTTGCTTCTGCTTTGCAAGTTGAACTTGTGAGATCTCAAAATCGGGTGAAAGAGCTTGAATCTGAGCGCCATTTggttaaaaagaaaatcaaacagTTTTTGAAGGGGCACAGTGAAGAGAAGGAGTCGAGTAAGAGAAGCAAACGGCAGATGGTTCAGAAGATTAATGACTTAAAGGTCGAACTacaaaaggagagaaaaaactATCAAAAGATGGATCTCGTCAATTCCAAACTGCTGACTGATCTAACCCATGCCAAGTTAGCGGCCAAGCAATTCAAGCAAGAATACGAGAAAGAAAAGAATGCAAGGGAGTTACTGGAGGATATATGCCATGATCTAGGTAATGACATCAAGGATCACAAAGCCAAAATAAGAGCTATCAAGGTTGAATGCGCAAAAATCCTAGAGGAAGTGGAAGAAGAGAGACAGATGCTGCAAATTGCTGAAGTTTGGCGTGAAGAACGTGTTCAGATGAAATTAATTGATGCTGAGCTGATTCTTGAAGAAAAGTACTGCCAGATGAATAATCTGATAGCAGATTTGGAGAATTTGTTGAGAACTAATGGTACAACTCCAGAGATGATCAAGATGAGAGAAGTCGAAGGCATGAACCTGGAAATGCAATCATTCAGCGTTCAAGATAGAGAGGAGCTACGTTACATGCCACCTACGGTGAATGACATACACACAATCACTGAGAATCTTCAAGATGGTGGAACAATGGAAACTGGAAGTCATGAATGTCAAAGTTATCTTTCCGACACTCACTCCACTAAATTTCATAACGCCAGCTGTGAAGCTAATGAATTCACCAAAGACCGTAGCATTGATCATGATAGGAGTTCAGCAAATGCCAGTttcaggaaaattttgacttgcAGTATGGATCAATATTCAAGTCATACTCTTGGAGATGGCACAAACTctgtggatggaatttctggaggcaGATATGTTTCTAGTCTCACTATCCACAACATTCAGAATGCAAATCAGCAGTCTCTAAATTGTACGATTAATAACTTCACCTCCATGgagaaagataaaaataaaggaCCATCTGTTCGCAAATTTTGGAGATCCACACCTAGTGTTGCTGATGTTCTCAGGACAATATCAGTTGATGAGAATCGAAGGCCTTCAAATGGATCAAATTCTTCCAACGTAGCCGTCTCCCCAGAAAATTTTTCCGAAGAGGCTGTCAACCACAATGAGCTGGTAGGTCATTGCTGCTTGCCTGGCCAAAGAAATCCACACGTTACTCGAGCAATGAGAGGATATATTGAATGGCCACGAGGGATTCAGAGGAATGGTTTGAAGGCCAGGCCCTTGGAACCAAGCTTGGAGAGTCAGAAAAAGCAGTTGCGCAATGTGCTTAAGCAAAGGATTGAGTAA
- the LOC113708914 gene encoding uncharacterized protein isoform X2 → METSDRAHKFPCDFGKDFVNGHSLSSRSRGRRVTDGTGNLSGHRSTIRGPRRRFRWEASGLATPRVEWKSDGAVSGAAAPAGGEGIRQVRGGIVEGVSARKLAARMWRLAEGFNSGGGGMTRQGRFNRLRFGGGSDWELAGLKTPSANEVCQFHSNGRLVTSHQIATISVASALQVELVRSQNRVKELESERHLVKKKIKQFLKGHSEEKESSKRSKRQMVQKINDLKVELQKERKNYQKMDLVNSKLLTDLTHAKLAAKQFKQEYEKEKNARELLEDICHDLGNDIKDHKAKIRAIKVECAKILEEVEEERQMLQIAEVWREERVQMKLIDAELILEEKYCQMNNLIADLENLLRTNGTTPEMIKMREVEGMNLEMQSFSVQDREELRYMPPTVNDIHTITENLQDGGTMETGSHECQSYLSDTHSTKFHNASCEANEFTKDRSIDHDRSSANASFRKILTCSMDQYSSHTLGDGTNSVDGISGGRYVSSLTIHNIQNANQQSLNCTINNFTSMEKDKNKGPSVRKFWRSTPSVADVLRTISVDENRRPSNGSNSSNVAVSPENFSEEAVNHNELVGHCCLPGQRNPHVTRAMRGYIEWPRGIQRNGLKARPLEPSLESQKKQLRNVLKQRIE, encoded by the exons ATGGAAACTTCAGACAGAGCCCATAAAtttccatgtgattttggtaaagACTTCGTTAATGGTCATTCTCTTAGTTCACGATCACGTGGGCGACGCGTGACTGATGGAACTGGGAACCTCTCCGGCCACCGGAGTACGATAAGGGGACCTAGAAGGAGGTTTAGGTGGGAGGCAAGTGGGTTGGCCACTCCACGTGTGGAGTGGAAATCAGATGGTGCTGTATCCGGTGCTGCGGCTCCCGCCGGAGGGGAAGGGATCCGGCAGGTGCGAGGTGGCATTGTGGAAGGGGTCTCAGCTAGGAAGTTGGCAGCTCGGATGTGGCGCTTGGCGGAGGGTTTTAACTCTGGTGGCGGTGGTATGACGCGGCAGGGGCGGTTTAATCGGTTACGTTTTGGG GGAGGTTCAGATTGGGAGCTGGCGGGTCTAAAAACGCCGAGTGCCAATGAAGTTTGCCAATTTCACAGCAATGGGAGGCTTGTAACTAGTCACCAAATTGCAACAATCTCCGTTGCTTCTGCTTTGCAAGTTGAACTTGTGAGATCTCAAAATCGGGTGAAAGAGCTTGAATCTGAGCGCCATTTggttaaaaagaaaatcaaacagTTTTTGAAGGGGCACAGTGAAGAGAAGGAGTCGAGTAAGAGAAGCAAACGGCAGATGGTTCAGAAGATTAATGACTTAAAGGTCGAACTacaaaaggagagaaaaaactATCAAAAGATGGATCTCGTCAATTCCAAACTGCTGACTGATCTAACCCATGCCAAGTTAGCGGCCAAGCAATTCAAGCAAGAATACGAGAAAGAAAAGAATGCAAGGGAGTTACTGGAGGATATATGCCATGATCTAGGTAATGACATCAAGGATCACAAAGCCAAAATAAGAGCTATCAAGGTTGAATGCGCAAAAATCCTAGAGGAAGTGGAAGAAGAGAGACAGATGCTGCAAATTGCTGAAGTTTGGCGTGAAGAACGTGTTCAGATGAAATTAATTGATGCTGAGCTGATTCTTGAAGAAAAGTACTGCCAGATGAATAATCTGATAGCAGATTTGGAGAATTTGTTGAGAACTAATGGTACAACTCCAGAGATGATCAAGATGAGAGAAGTCGAAGGCATGAACCTGGAAATGCAATCATTCAGCGTTCAAGATAGAGAGGAGCTACGTTACATGCCACCTACGGTGAATGACATACACACAATCACTGAGAATCTTCAAGATGGTGGAACAATGGAAACTGGAAGTCATGAATGTCAAAGTTATCTTTCCGACACTCACTCCACTAAATTTCATAACGCCAGCTGTGAAGCTAATGAATTCACCAAAGACCGTAGCATTGATCATGATAGGAGTTCAGCAAATGCCAGTttcaggaaaattttgacttgcAGTATGGATCAATATTCAAGTCATACTCTTGGAGATGGCACAAACTctgtggatggaatttctggaggcaGATATGTTTCTAGTCTCACTATCCACAACATTCAGAATGCAAATCAGCAGTCTCTAAATTGTACGATTAATAACTTCACCTCCATGgagaaagataaaaataaaggaCCATCTGTTCGCAAATTTTGGAGATCCACACCTAGTGTTGCTGATGTTCTCAGGACAATATCAGTTGATGAGAATCGAAGGCCTTCAAATGGATCAAATTCTTCCAACGTAGCCGTCTCCCCAGAAAATTTTTCCGAAGAGGCTGTCAACCACAATGAGCTGGTAGGTCATTGCTGCTTGCCTGGCCAAAGAAATCCACACGTTACTCGAGCAATGAGAGGATATATTGAATGGCCACGAGGGATTCAGAGGAATGGTTTGAAGGCCAGGCCCTTGGAACCAAGCTTGGAGAGTCAGAAAAAGCAGTTGCGCAATGTGCTTAAGCAAAGGATTGAGTAA